The genomic window CTCGAGCTGCGCGCCGCCGAGCCAGAAGCTGGGCTGCAATCCGATTCTGATCACGACCCAACTCGACAGCGGCAGCAGCGTTGCGGCCGCCACAACTCCGCCGATCAATCCAAGCAGTGCGCCCTCGATGTAGAACGGCACCAGCACAAAGGCGCGCGTGGCGCCCACCAGCAGTGCGATCTCGATCTCGTCGCGCCGGGCGCTGAGCGTAAGCTTGATCGTGTTCGCGCCGATCAACGCCACGGCCAGGGCCAGGAACAGTCCGACGATCGTGCCCGCGGCGGTGATCCAGCCCAGCACGCGCTCCAGCCTGCCGATCCAGTCGCCGCCGCGATAGACCTCGTCGACGATCGGTCGCTGATAGAGTCGCTGTTCGAGCTGCGCGATTAATTCCGGCTCGAGATCGCCGGTCTCGATTTCCAGCAGGTCGCTCAGCGGGTTTTCGTCCAGATCGTCGAGAAACGTCACGTAGTCGCCCAGACGGCGGCGCAGGTCGTCCAGGGCCTGCTGCTTGGTGACGTAGTCCACGCTCTTGACCTCGGGCCAGCTGGAGACCTCGTCGTAAAGCCCGAGCACCATGTCCGGGTCCGCGTCGTCGCGCATGAAGCAGATCAGGTCGACCTGTTCGATCCAGCCGCCAGCCAGGCTGCGCATGTTCGACACGGCGATCCAGAACGATCCGAGCAGCACCAGGCCCACGGCGATCACCGCCGCGGACGAGAGGTTCAGCCCGGGACGCGAGCGGATGTTGGCCAGCGCCCTGCTCAGCAGGATGCGCAGCATCGCCATCAGCGTGCGCCCCGCAAGGCCGAGTCCAGGCGCAGCTTGCCGCGCTCGAGGGTCAGGGTCCGCCGCGGATAGCTCTCGATCAACGAGCGGTCGTGGGTTGCCAGCAGCACGGTGGTGCCGCGTAAATTGGCCTTGTGGATCAGCTCCATGATTTGTGCGGCGTAGTCCGGATCGAGGTTGCCCGTGGGCTCGTCCGCGAGCAGGATCGTCGGGTCGATCACCAGCGCGCGGGCCACGGCCACGCGCTGCTGTTCGCCGCCGCTGAGTTCCGCGGGCAGTGCGCGCTCCTTGGCCTGGATCCCGACCAGGGCCATCACCTGGCGCACCTGACGTTCGATTCGCTCGCGCGGTATGCTCAGCACCTCGAGCCCCAGGGCGATGTTGTCGAACACCGAGCGCGAGGAGATCAGTTTGAAGTCCTGGAACACAATTCCGAGGTTGCGTCGCAGAAACGGGATCGACGAGGAGCGCAGCTTGGAGATGTTGCGGCCGCCCACCAGCACCTGGCCCGAGCTGGGCTGCTGTGCGGCGTAGAGTAACTTAAGCAGCGTGGTCTTGCCCGCGCCCGAGGGGCCGGTCAGGCAGCAGAACTCGCCTTTGTGTACGTGAAACGACACGTCGTCCAGGGCTGCCGTGCGCGGGCCATAGTGCTTGGAGGCGTGTAAGAGCTGAATCACGCCCCAGATCTTAGCGCGCGCCAGCGGTGAACGCTATACAGTGCGGCCAAGGCGCGCACCGCGCGTTCGGGGCTGGAGAAGAACGGC from Candidatus Alcyoniella australis includes these protein-coding regions:
- a CDS encoding ABC transporter permease, yielding MAMLRILLSRALANIRSRPGLNLSSAAVIAVGLVLLGSFWIAVSNMRSLAGGWIEQVDLICFMRDDADPDMVLGLYDEVSSWPEVKSVDYVTKQQALDDLRRRLGDYVTFLDDLDENPLSDLLEIETGDLEPELIAQLEQRLYQRPIVDEVYRGGDWIGRLERVLGWITAAGTIVGLFLALAVALIGANTIKLTLSARRDEIEIALLVGATRAFVLVPFYIEGALLGLIGGVVAAATLLPLSSWVVIRIGLQPSFWLGGAQLEALGAGRGALIVAAGVALGLLGALISLVRAERFLPRR
- the ftsE gene encoding cell division ATP-binding protein FtsE, whose product is MIQLLHASKHYGPRTAALDDVSFHVHKGEFCCLTGPSGAGKTTLLKLLYAAQQPSSGQVLVGGRNISKLRSSSIPFLRRNLGIVFQDFKLISSRSVFDNIALGLEVLSIPRERIERQVRQVMALVGIQAKERALPAELSGGEQQRVAVARALVIDPTILLADEPTGNLDPDYAAQIMELIHKANLRGTTVLLATHDRSLIESYPRRTLTLERGKLRLDSALRGAR